One Fibrobacter sp. DNA window includes the following coding sequences:
- a CDS encoding DEAD/DEAH box helicase, which translates to MLKLRAGAGPFRSFGNIAIEPRAYQLVPLLMALKHATVRLLIADDVGIGKTIEAGLILRELFDRGEIRSASVLCPPHLCDQWRDELSAKFNIEAVIVRPGTVGSLERGLPHGQTIFREYPFTIISLDYIKSDKRRDEFLHACPEFVIVDEAHSCSRSGSIRHQRFTLLRDLSLDPDRHMIFLTATPHSGDENSFTNLLSLINPEFAELRTDSEISISRREELRIKLGNHFVQRRRADIEEWQDTTLFPDRQRKSPDPTYKLTSQWKQFFTNIKRYARSIINDSINGTVFQQRLSWWAALALLRCVSSSPAAAVRALQTRLDSLLQKNDNSATTEDIQIDSILDGTSDDDLVISDVEPGAAQNEYLDQIRSLIETAESLCGIKKDPKLARLAAEVTELVNDGFAPVIFCRYIATANYLKNELSTIFKNKTVDVVTGELAPVEREEKIMSLRGTRPILIATDCLSEGINLQDVFDAVIHYDLSWNPTRHDQREGRVDRFGQKAKIVKTVMIYGEDNPVDGIVLENILRKVKLIEKELGVPVSMPDDSEKLSQAIVSSVLLKGEPDAEAISLFGPEFFEKPSTYLDSHWESLRKTAKRNVTRFAQRALKPDDVMPEWNKAMKALGTEDDVENFVCAASRALSTPVEKTAKGLRLPVEHLPAALRERVENGGLPDYFDLHYPPQSGAIFVHRTHPAITAIADYLAEVALSQSDTSLIARCGAIFTNAVEMRTAIYLLRLRSQLALRKERSAEEKLMLAEEAVIIAISGGKILTDDALKPLLEAQPVRDMVDSLKARQIKWALDQIQEMNSSIEALAKARAEELLKDHRRVREAANARGSYGVKPVLPADIIGAFVLVPARMVGGGVN; encoded by the coding sequence ATGCTGAAACTTCGCGCAGGTGCCGGTCCGTTTCGCTCATTTGGAAATATTGCCATCGAACCACGCGCGTATCAGCTTGTTCCATTACTTATGGCACTCAAGCATGCTACTGTGCGTCTTCTGATTGCTGATGATGTTGGTATTGGTAAAACAATTGAAGCAGGACTTATACTAAGGGAACTTTTTGACCGTGGAGAAATACGGTCTGCTTCTGTACTTTGTCCACCTCATCTTTGTGATCAGTGGCGTGATGAACTCTCAGCCAAATTCAATATCGAAGCGGTAATCGTTCGTCCGGGAACCGTTGGCAGCCTGGAACGCGGGCTTCCACACGGTCAGACAATCTTCAGGGAATATCCGTTTACAATTATTTCTCTTGATTATATTAAATCAGATAAACGCCGTGATGAATTCCTGCATGCCTGTCCGGAGTTTGTTATTGTTGATGAAGCACACTCCTGCAGTCGAAGTGGTTCCATCCGCCATCAGCGTTTTACTCTGCTTCGGGACCTTTCCCTAGATCCGGACAGACATATGATTTTTCTCACTGCAACTCCTCATAGTGGCGATGAAAACTCATTTACCAATCTATTATCACTGATTAATCCTGAATTCGCAGAATTAAGGACTGATTCTGAAATTTCAATATCGCGGAGAGAAGAACTCCGTATTAAACTTGGAAACCATTTTGTTCAAAGAAGAAGAGCTGATATTGAAGAATGGCAGGATACCACTCTTTTCCCGGATCGTCAGCGTAAATCACCTGATCCTACCTACAAACTGACCTCTCAATGGAAACAATTCTTTACCAACATTAAAAGATACGCACGCAGTATCATTAATGACAGCATTAACGGAACCGTTTTTCAGCAGAGACTATCATGGTGGGCAGCACTCGCTCTTCTAAGATGTGTATCATCAAGTCCGGCTGCAGCTGTCAGGGCATTGCAAACCCGTCTCGATTCTTTATTACAAAAAAATGATAATTCTGCAACAACTGAAGATATCCAAATCGATTCTATACTCGATGGAACAAGCGATGATGATCTGGTAATATCCGATGTTGAACCAGGTGCAGCACAGAATGAATACCTCGATCAGATCCGTTCTCTTATTGAAACAGCAGAATCGCTTTGTGGAATAAAAAAAGATCCCAAGCTTGCAAGACTTGCAGCTGAAGTTACCGAGCTTGTAAATGATGGTTTTGCCCCTGTTATCTTCTGTCGATATATCGCAACCGCCAATTACCTTAAAAATGAACTGAGCACCATTTTTAAGAATAAAACAGTCGATGTCGTTACTGGTGAACTTGCTCCTGTCGAACGGGAAGAGAAAATCATGAGTCTACGTGGTACAAGACCAATATTGATTGCCACTGACTGTCTTTCCGAAGGCATTAATCTGCAGGATGTATTCGATGCGGTTATCCATTACGATCTCTCCTGGAATCCTACCCGTCACGATCAAAGAGAAGGACGGGTGGACCGGTTCGGGCAAAAAGCAAAAATCGTAAAAACTGTCATGATATACGGTGAAGACAACCCTGTTGATGGAATCGTTCTCGAGAATATTCTTCGTAAAGTCAAACTGATCGAAAAAGAGCTCGGAGTGCCGGTTTCCATGCCAGATGACAGTGAAAAACTGTCACAGGCTATTGTAAGCAGTGTTTTGCTGAAGGGGGAACCTGATGCTGAGGCCATCAGCCTGTTTGGTCCCGAATTCTTTGAAAAACCCTCTACCTACCTGGATTCGCACTGGGAAAGTTTACGCAAGACTGCAAAACGCAATGTGACCCGTTTTGCACAGCGTGCACTTAAACCCGATGATGTAATGCCTGAATGGAATAAGGCAATGAAGGCACTGGGTACCGAAGATGATGTGGAAAACTTCGTTTGTGCAGCTTCCCGTGCATTGTCTACACCGGTTGAGAAAACAGCAAAAGGATTAAGATTGCCTGTCGAACATCTTCCTGCTGCATTGCGTGAACGTGTTGAGAATGGAGGTCTTCCGGATTATTTCGATCTGCACTATCCCCCGCAATCAGGAGCAATTTTTGTGCATCGGACTCATCCGGCTATCACTGCTATTGCCGATTATCTTGCTGAAGTTGCACTTTCACAGAGTGATACATCATTAATTGCCAGGTGTGGGGCTATTTTTACTAATGCAGTCGAGATGCGAACCGCAATCTATCTGCTGAGGCTTCGAAGCCAGTTGGCGCTAAGAAAAGAGCGCAGTGCTGAGGAAAAACTGATGTTAGCAGAAGAAGCTGTAATTATTGCAATCTCTGGTGGTAAAATCCTCACTGATGATGCACTCAAACCTCTTCTTGAAGCTCAACCGGTTCGTGATATGGTTGATAGTCTCAAAGCACGACAGATAAAATGGGCTCTTGATCAAATACAGGAAATGAATTCGTCAATAGAAGCCCTGGCAAAAGCCCGTGCAGAAGAGCTGCTGAAAGACCACCGTCGTGTGCGTGAAGCTGCAAATGCCCGCGGCTCTTATGGAGTAAAACCAGTACTTCCGGCCGATATTATTGGTGCTTTTGTACTGGTTCCGGCTCGTATGGTCGGTGGGGGAGTAAACTGA